The Deltaproteobacteria bacterium genome contains the following window.
GCTTATAAACAAAGTTGGCTTAGAGGTGCCGTTCTCTTACAAAGAGGTGGATATCGCTGATAGTGAAGAACTTCTCAGAAAATACGAGAGAGATATACCTCTTGTTTTTATAAACGGCAAAAAGGCATTCAAGTTTAAGGTGGATGAGGTTGAATTCAGAAAGAAGCTGAGAATAGAGTTGATAAAGAGCGGCTTGTCCCGGATGTGGAGTAAAAAAAGTGTGGAGCAAAAAAGAGTATTTTAGTTAGATATTGCCAATTCACATAGCCGTTTCCACAACATTATATTTCATTCCTCTAATATC
Protein-coding sequences here:
- a CDS encoding glutaredoxin family protein; its protein translation is MVRVEIYSKKDCCLCNKVKELINKVGLEVPFSYKEVDIADSEELLRKYERDIPLVFINGKKAFKFKVDEVEFRKKLRIELIKSGLSRMWSKKSVEQKRVF